One genomic segment of Aliarcobacter cibarius includes these proteins:
- the rpmG gene encoding 50S ribosomal protein L33 codes for MANAVRIKIGLKCQESGDINYTTWKNPKTHTEKFEVRKYCPRLKKHTTHKEVKLKS; via the coding sequence ATGGCTAATGCAGTAAGAATCAAAATAGGATTAAAATGTCAAGAGAGTGGAGATATTAACTACACTACTTGGAAAAATCCAAAAACTCATACTGAAAAGTTTGAAGTTAGAAAATATTGTCCGAGATTGAAAAAACATACTACTCACAAAGAAGTAAAACTAAAATCTTAA
- the rplJ gene encoding 50S ribosomal protein L10, translating to MTRQEKSEIINFLAAEFKNSLAVVVCDYKGLTHKELETLRIDAKANNTKVQVVKNTLVTKAVKAADLGDIDLSGTNIYLWSEDQISACKVADKFATTTKDKFSIKSGIIEGQIADVARVNAFAKLPSREELLGMLASVWMGPVRNFTIGLDALRRKKEETAA from the coding sequence ATGACTAGACAAGAAAAATCAGAAATTATTAACTTTCTAGCTGCTGAGTTTAAAAACTCTTTAGCGGTTGTTGTTTGTGACTACAAAGGTCTTACTCATAAAGAGTTAGAGACATTAAGAATAGATGCAAAAGCAAATAATACTAAAGTTCAAGTTGTAAAAAATACTTTAGTTACTAAAGCTGTTAAAGCTGCAGATTTAGGAGATATTGATTTAAGTGGTACGAATATCTATTTATGGTCAGAAGATCAAATTTCAGCATGTAAAGTAGCTGATAAATTTGCAACTACTACAAAAGATAAATTCTCTATTAAGTCAGGAATTATTGAAGGTCAAATTGCAGATGTTGCTAGAGTTAATGCGTTTGCTAAATTACCATCAAGAGAAGAACTTCTTGGAATGCTTGCATCTGTATGGATGGGACCAGTTAGAAACTTTACTATTGGTCTTGATGCTCTTAGAAGAAAAAAAGAAGAAACGGCTGCTTAA
- the secE gene encoding preprotein translocase subunit SecE: MSKVQNYFNSVKSELSKVIFPIKEQIRTAYISVFIVVTVIALFLALIDGIMSISLSSIIN, translated from the coding sequence GTGAGCAAAGTACAAAATTATTTTAATAGTGTGAAATCAGAATTATCAAAAGTGATTTTTCCAATAAAAGAGCAAATTAGAACTGCTTACATTTCAGTATTTATTGTTGTTACAGTTATTGCTCTATTTTTAGCTTTAATTGATGGAATTATGTCAATTAGCTTATCATCAATTATTAATTAA
- the rplK gene encoding 50S ribosomal protein L11, with the protein MAKKVQGYLKLQIPAGAANPSPPVGPALGQRGVNIMEFCKAFNEKTKDKAGYRLPVVLTIYTDKSFTFEVKQPPMTELIKKISGVKKGSNNPLKQKVGKLSKDQIMEIVDMKIKDLNTTDREVAAKIVAGSARSIGIETEL; encoded by the coding sequence ATGGCTAAGAAAGTTCAAGGATATTTAAAACTGCAAATACCAGCAGGAGCAGCAAATCCATCACCACCAGTAGGTCCAGCATTAGGGCAAAGAGGTGTTAATATTATGGAATTCTGTAAAGCGTTTAATGAAAAAACAAAAGATAAAGCTGGGTATAGATTACCAGTTGTACTTACAATTTATACAGATAAAAGCTTTACTTTTGAAGTAAAACAACCGCCAATGACAGAATTAATTAAAAAAATTTCTGGAGTTAAAAAAGGAAGTAATAATCCACTTAAACAAAAAGTTGGAAAATTATCAAAAGATCAGATTATGGAAATCGTTGATATGAAAATCAAAGATTTAAATACTACGGATAGAGAAGTTGCTGCAAAAATTGTTGCAGGAAGTGCTAGATCAATAGGTATAGAAACAGAATTATAA
- the rplA gene encoding 50S ribosomal protein L1 encodes MAKVSKRYKALQAKVEERKYSLIEACDKVKELKSAKFDESVEIALNLNVDPRHADQMIRGAVVLPNGTGKTVRVAVFAKGVKMDEAKAAGADIVGNDDLAEDIQAGKINFDVLIATPDCMGIVGKVGRILGPKGLMPNPKTGTVTMDVTKAVNDAKGGQVTYRVDKKGNMQAAIGKVSFSAQAIKENAEAFIGAINKAKPSTAKGRYITNAALSLTMSPSVILDNMELLEIR; translated from the coding sequence ATGGCAAAAGTTTCAAAAAGATATAAAGCGTTACAAGCAAAAGTTGAAGAGAGAAAATACTCTTTAATAGAAGCATGTGATAAAGTTAAAGAATTAAAATCTGCTAAATTTGATGAAAGTGTAGAAATTGCATTAAACTTAAATGTAGATCCAAGACATGCTGATCAAATGATTAGAGGAGCTGTTGTTCTTCCAAATGGTACAGGAAAAACTGTTAGAGTTGCTGTTTTTGCAAAAGGTGTAAAAATGGATGAAGCTAAAGCAGCAGGTGCTGATATTGTTGGAAATGATGACTTAGCTGAAGATATTCAAGCTGGAAAAATTAATTTTGATGTTTTAATTGCAACTCCTGATTGTATGGGAATTGTAGGAAAAGTTGGAAGAATTTTAGGACCAAAAGGTTTAATGCCTAATCCTAAAACAGGAACAGTTACAATGGATGTTACTAAAGCTGTTAATGACGCTAAAGGTGGTCAAGTAACTTATAGAGTTGATAAAAAAGGTAATATGCAAGCAGCAATAGGTAAAGTTTCTTTCTCTGCACAAGCAATTAAAGAAAATGCTGAAGCATTTATTGGAGCTATCAATAAAGCTAAACCTTCAACTGCAAAAGGAAGATATATTACTAATGCAGCTCTTAGCTTAACAATGAGTCCATCAGTTATTTTAGACAATATGGAATTATTAGAAATTAGATAA
- the tuf gene encoding elongation factor Tu produces the protein MAKEKFSRNKPHVNIGTIGHVDHGKTTTTAAISAVLALKYGGEMRDYDQIDNAPEERERGITIATSHIEYETDKRHYAHVDCPGHADYVKNMITGAAQMDGAILVIASTDGPMAQTREHILLSKQVGVPYIVVFLNKEDQLDPSDKDEMLELVEMEIRELLSTYDFPGDDTPIVAGSAFRALEEAKAGQVGPWAEKIVALMDAVDSYIPTPERDTDKPFLMPVEDVFSISGRGTVVTGRIELGTIKVGEEIEIVGFGDTRKTTVTGVEMFRKEMDQGQAGDNCGILLRGIKKEDVERGQVLCKPGTIKPHTEFKCEVYILSKEEGGRHTPFFSGYRPQFYVRTTDVTGSCTLTEGTEMVMPGDNVEMTVQLVAPIALEKGTKFAIREGGRTVGAGVVSEIIK, from the coding sequence ATGGCAAAAGAAAAGTTTTCAAGAAATAAGCCACACGTAAATATCGGTACAATTGGTCACGTTGACCACGGTAAAACTACTACAACTGCTGCAATTTCAGCTGTATTAGCTTTAAAATATGGTGGAGAAATGAGAGATTACGATCAAATCGATAATGCTCCAGAAGAAAGAGAAAGAGGTATTACTATTGCTACTTCTCACATTGAGTATGAAACTGATAAAAGACACTATGCACACGTAGACTGTCCAGGACACGCTGATTATGTTAAAAACATGATTACTGGTGCTGCTCAAATGGATGGAGCTATATTAGTTATTGCTTCTACTGATGGACCTATGGCTCAAACTAGAGAGCATATTCTACTTTCTAAACAAGTTGGTGTTCCATATATCGTTGTATTCTTAAATAAAGAAGATCAATTAGATCCATCTGATAAAGATGAAATGTTAGAATTAGTTGAAATGGAAATTAGAGAATTATTGTCTACATATGATTTCCCAGGTGATGATACTCCAATCGTTGCTGGTTCAGCATTTAGAGCGTTAGAAGAAGCTAAAGCTGGTCAAGTTGGACCATGGGCAGAAAAAATCGTTGCATTAATGGATGCGGTTGATTCTTACATCCCAACTCCAGAAAGAGATACTGATAAACCATTCTTAATGCCTGTTGAAGATGTATTCTCAATCTCAGGAAGAGGAACAGTTGTTACTGGAAGAATTGAATTAGGAACAATTAAAGTTGGTGAAGAAATCGAAATCGTTGGATTTGGTGACACAAGAAAAACAACAGTTACTGGTGTTGAAATGTTCAGAAAAGAAATGGATCAAGGACAAGCTGGAGACAACTGTGGTATTCTTTTAAGAGGTATCAAAAAAGAAGATGTAGAAAGAGGACAAGTTCTTTGTAAGCCAGGAACAATTAAACCTCACACTGAATTTAAATGTGAAGTTTATATTCTTTCAAAAGAAGAAGGTGGAAGACATACTCCATTCTTTAGTGGATATAGACCACAATTCTATGTTAGAACAACTGACGTTACTGGATCTTGTACATTAACTGAAGGTACTGAGATGGTTATGCCAGGTGATAACGTTGAAATGACTGTTCAATTAGTTGCTCCAATCGCTCTTGAAAAAGGAACTAAGTTCGCAATTAGAGAAGGTGGAAGAACTGTTGGTGCTGGAGTTGTTTCAGAAATTATTAAATAA
- the rpoB gene encoding DNA-directed RNA polymerase subunit beta has product MLNSLKSGNRLRVDFAKNPQKIEIPNLLQLQQTSYDTFLMIDQKDRSTAGIEKVFKTIFPIHDVQNRLTLDYLGSEVGKPKYDVRESMVRGLTYSIPLKINIRLTLWDLDEKTGEKVGVKDIKEQSLFIREIPLMTERTSFIVNGVERVVVNQLHRSPGVIFKEDESNTTESKLLYTGQIIPDRGSWLYFEYDAKDVLYVRINKRRKVPITILFRALGYSKEDIIKMFYPIVNVKIKNNKFLTEFNPDDFMGRIEYDIKDDKGNLVIGAGKRLTARKAKALIEGGLKLIEYPLELLMDRSTANTIYDPESGEVLFDALTNLDELKLKKLLDLGFESFDIANDLSPNVDDSIINAFKADAESLKLLKQTEQIDDENDLAAIRIYKVMRPGEPVTKEAAKDFIKKLFFDPERYDLTKVGRMKMNHKLGVNVPEYVTTLTYEDIIKTVQYLVKVKAGNGHIDDRDHLGNRRIRAIGELLANELHAGLIKMQKAIRDKMTTLSGTLEDIMPHDLVNSKMITSTITEFFTSGQLSQFMDQTNPLSEVTHKRRLSALGEGGLVKERAGFEVRDVHPTHYGRICPVETPEGQNIGLINTLSTFSKVNDLGFIEAPYKKVVDGIVTNEITYYTATQEEGLVIAPGSTKVDENGKIVEPLIEVRKDGEILLMERSSVNLIDISSQMVMGVAASLIPFLEHNDANRALMGSNMMRQAVPLIKPTAPIVGTGLEKIVARDSWEAIKAKRAGVVEKADSKNIYISGEDENGAFIDHYEVHKNVRTNNNTDFEQRTVVRAGDVVEKGQVIADGPSMDKGELAVGINAMVAFMPWNGYNYEDAIILSERLIEKDAFTSVHIYEKEIDCRELKHGNEEITRDLPGVKEENITHLDSSGIVKIGTYVTPGMILVGKVTPKGEIKPTPEERLLRAIFGEKAGHVINKSLVCPTSMEGTVVDVKVFTKKGYEKCERAIAEIDAEKAELNQKHHDKLLMLDREEALRINDLLLKTPLSKDLELEDVVYKKGETLSADVLNSVNRFAMKKVVSSYSKEIEKIYNDTKEYFIKQKATLREEHEEKLQILEHDDILPSGVISQVKVYIATKRKIKVGDKMAGRHGNKGIVSNIVPKVDMPYLEDGTSVDVILNPLGVPSRMNIGQILEVHLGLAGRRLGKQIQHIFKAKRAEFISELRAKMIEIASVAKLMNAKEFITKLDDEELIKYAKDWAKGVKFATQIFDGVKADEFIKLFELAKMDSDGKSVLYDGKTGERMKERVNVGYMYMLKLHHLVDEKVHARSTGPYSLVTQQPVGGKALFGGQRFGEMEVWALEAYGATNVLKEMLTTKSDDVEGRTRAYRAIANGENVPNSGVPETFFVLTKELKALALDVEIFQEVENDE; this is encoded by the coding sequence ATGTTAAACTCTTTAAAATCTGGTAATAGACTCAGAGTAGATTTTGCAAAGAACCCGCAAAAAATCGAAATTCCTAACTTATTACAATTACAACAAACTTCGTATGATACTTTTTTAATGATTGATCAAAAAGATAGATCAACTGCTGGTATAGAAAAAGTATTTAAAACAATATTTCCTATTCATGATGTTCAAAATAGGCTAACTTTAGATTACTTAGGTAGTGAAGTTGGAAAACCTAAATATGATGTAAGGGAATCTATGGTTAGAGGATTAACTTATTCAATTCCTCTAAAAATCAATATTAGATTAACTCTATGGGATCTGGATGAAAAAACTGGAGAAAAAGTTGGTGTTAAAGATATAAAAGAACAATCTTTATTCATTAGAGAAATTCCATTAATGACTGAAAGAACATCATTTATTGTAAATGGTGTTGAAAGAGTAGTTGTAAATCAATTACATAGAAGTCCAGGTGTTATTTTTAAAGAAGATGAATCAAACACTACTGAAAGTAAATTATTATATACAGGACAAATAATTCCTGATAGAGGTTCTTGGTTATATTTTGAATATGATGCTAAAGACGTGTTATATGTAAGAATTAACAAAAGAAGAAAAGTTCCTATTACTATTTTATTTAGAGCTCTAGGTTATTCAAAAGAAGATATCATAAAAATGTTCTACCCTATAGTAAATGTTAAAATTAAAAATAATAAATTTTTAACAGAATTCAACCCAGATGATTTTATGGGTAGAATAGAATATGATATTAAAGATGATAAAGGTAATCTTGTAATTGGTGCTGGAAAAAGATTAACAGCAAGAAAAGCTAAAGCATTAATTGAAGGTGGATTAAAATTAATTGAATATCCGCTTGAATTATTAATGGATAGAAGCACTGCAAATACAATTTATGATCCAGAATCAGGAGAAGTTTTATTTGACGCATTAACTAATCTTGATGAATTAAAGTTAAAAAAACTTTTAGATTTAGGATTTGAATCTTTTGATATCGCAAATGATTTATCACCAAATGTAGATGATTCTATTATTAATGCATTTAAAGCAGACGCAGAATCTTTAAAACTTTTAAAACAAACTGAGCAAATAGATGATGAAAATGATTTAGCTGCTATTAGAATTTATAAAGTTATGAGACCAGGTGAGCCCGTAACTAAAGAAGCTGCTAAAGATTTCATAAAAAAATTATTTTTTGATCCAGAAAGATATGACTTAACAAAAGTTGGAAGAATGAAAATGAATCATAAGCTAGGTGTAAATGTTCCTGAATATGTTACAACTTTAACTTATGAAGATATTATTAAGACTGTTCAATACTTAGTAAAAGTTAAAGCTGGAAATGGTCATATTGATGATAGAGATCACTTAGGTAACAGAAGAATTAGAGCAATTGGTGAATTATTAGCAAATGAATTACATGCTGGTTTAATCAAAATGCAAAAAGCTATTAGAGATAAAATGACTACATTATCTGGTACATTAGAAGATATTATGCCACATGATTTAGTTAATTCTAAAATGATTACTTCAACAATTACTGAATTTTTTACCTCAGGACAGTTGTCACAATTTATGGATCAAACAAATCCTCTATCTGAAGTTACTCATAAAAGAAGACTTTCTGCACTTGGAGAAGGTGGTCTTGTAAAAGAGAGAGCAGGATTTGAAGTAAGGGACGTTCATCCTACTCATTATGGAAGAATTTGTCCAGTTGAAACTCCAGAGGGTCAAAATATTGGTCTTATTAATACATTATCAACTTTTTCTAAAGTTAATGATTTAGGATTCATTGAAGCCCCATATAAAAAAGTTGTTGATGGAATTGTTACAAATGAAATTACATATTACACAGCTACTCAAGAGGAAGGTCTTGTAATTGCCCCTGGAAGTACAAAAGTTGATGAAAATGGAAAAATAGTTGAGCCTCTTATTGAAGTTAGAAAAGATGGTGAAATTCTTTTAATGGAAAGAAGTAGCGTTAATTTAATAGATATTTCTTCTCAAATGGTTATGGGGGTTGCAGCTTCACTTATTCCATTCCTAGAACACAACGATGCTAATAGAGCACTTATGGGTTCAAATATGATGAGACAAGCTGTTCCATTAATTAAGCCAACTGCTCCAATAGTTGGTACAGGTTTAGAAAAAATTGTTGCTAGAGATTCTTGGGAAGCAATTAAAGCTAAAAGAGCAGGGGTTGTAGAAAAAGCAGATTCTAAAAATATTTACATAAGTGGTGAAGATGAAAATGGTGCATTTATCGACCATTATGAAGTTCACAAAAATGTAAGAACAAATAATAATACAGATTTTGAGCAAAGAACGGTTGTTAGAGCTGGTGATGTTGTAGAAAAAGGTCAAGTTATTGCAGATGGTCCTTCTATGGATAAAGGTGAACTTGCAGTTGGAATTAATGCTATGGTTGCATTTATGCCATGGAATGGATACAACTATGAGGATGCTATTATTTTAAGTGAAAGACTTATTGAAAAAGATGCATTTACATCAGTTCATATTTATGAAAAAGAAATTGATTGTAGAGAATTAAAACATGGTAATGAAGAAATTACTAGAGATTTACCAGGTGTTAAAGAAGAGAATATAACTCATCTTGATAGTTCAGGAATTGTAAAAATTGGAACTTATGTAACTCCAGGAATGATTCTTGTAGGAAAAGTAACACCAAAAGGTGAAATTAAACCAACTCCAGAAGAAAGACTTTTAAGAGCAATTTTTGGTGAAAAAGCAGGACATGTTATTAATAAATCTTTAGTTTGTCCAACATCAATGGAAGGAACTGTTGTTGATGTTAAAGTGTTCACTAAAAAAGGTTATGAAAAATGTGAAAGAGCTATAGCAGAGATTGATGCTGAAAAAGCTGAATTAAATCAAAAACATCATGATAAATTATTGATGTTAGATAGAGAAGAAGCTTTAAGAATTAATGACTTATTGTTAAAAACGCCATTATCTAAAGATTTAGAGTTAGAAGATGTAGTTTATAAAAAAGGTGAAACTTTAAGTGCAGATGTTTTAAACAGTGTTAATAGATTTGCTATGAAAAAAGTTGTATCTTCTTATTCTAAAGAGATTGAAAAGATATACAATGATACTAAAGAGTACTTTATTAAACAAAAAGCAACTTTAAGAGAAGAGCATGAAGAAAAACTTCAAATCTTAGAGCATGATGATATTTTACCAAGTGGTGTTATTAGTCAAGTGAAAGTTTATATTGCAACTAAGAGAAAAATTAAAGTTGGGGATAAAATGGCAGGAAGACATGGAAATAAAGGTATTGTTTCTAATATCGTTCCAAAAGTTGATATGCCATACTTAGAAGATGGAACAAGTGTAGATGTAATTTTAAATCCACTAGGGGTACCTTCTAGGATGAATATTGGTCAAATTTTAGAAGTTCACTTAGGACTTGCTGGAAGAAGACTTGGAAAACAAATTCAACATATATTTAAAGCAAAAAGAGCAGAGTTTATATCTGAGCTAAGAGCTAAAATGATTGAAATAGCTAGTGTTGCAAAATTAATGAACGCTAAAGAATTTATAACAAAACTTGATGATGAAGAGCTAATCAAATATGCTAAAGATTGGGCAAAAGGTGTTAAATTTGCTACACAAATCTTTGATGGTGTTAAAGCCGATGAATTTATAAAATTATTTGAGTTAGCAAAAATGGATAGCGATGGTAAATCTGTTTTATATGATGGAAAAACAGGTGAAAGAATGAAAGAAAGAGTAAATGTTGGTTATATGTATATGCTAAAACTTCACCACTTAGTTGATGAAAAAGTTCATGCAAGAAGTACAGGACCATATTCACTTGTAACTCAACAACCTGTTGGAGGTAAAGCTCTATTCGGTGGACAAAGATTCGGAGAGATGGAGGTTTGGGCATTAGAAGCTTATGGTGCAACAAATGTACTAAAAGAGATGCTTACAACAAAATCTGATGATGTTGAGGGAAGAACAAGAGCTTATAGGGCTATTGCAAATGGAGAAAATGTTCCAAATTCTGGTGTGCCAGAAACATTCTTTGTTTTAACAAAAGAATTAAAAGCTTTAGCTTTAGATGTAGAGATTTTTCAAGAGGTAGAAAACGATGAGTAA
- the nusG gene encoding transcription termination/antitermination protein NusG, with the protein MAHKWYAIQTYSGSELTVKRALLKLAEEMADERIAEVLVPTEDLIEIKKGKKVIIERPLYPAYAFAKIDLDTALWHRIQSMPKVGRFIGESKKPTALSEKDINLILEKARNKAAAKPKISFDEGEMVRINEGPFANFNGIVEDFDLVSGVLKLNVSIFGRNTPVEISYTQVERIV; encoded by the coding sequence ATGGCACATAAATGGTATGCAATTCAAACTTATTCAGGAAGTGAACTTACTGTGAAAAGAGCATTGTTGAAGCTTGCTGAAGAAATGGCTGACGAAAGAATTGCTGAAGTTTTAGTACCAACTGAAGATTTGATTGAAATAAAAAAAGGTAAGAAAGTAATAATTGAAAGACCTTTATATCCAGCTTATGCTTTTGCTAAAATAGATTTGGATACCGCTTTATGGCATAGGATTCAATCAATGCCAAAAGTTGGAAGATTTATTGGTGAATCTAAAAAACCAACAGCATTAAGTGAAAAAGATATTAATTTAATTTTAGAAAAAGCAAGAAACAAAGCAGCTGCAAAGCCAAAAATATCTTTTGATGAAGGAGAAATGGTAAGAATCAATGAGGGACCATTTGCAAACTTTAATGGGATAGTTGAAGACTTTGATTTAGTTTCTGGTGTATTGAAATTGAATGTTTCTATTTTTGGAAGAAACACACCAGTTGAAATATCATATACTCAAGTTGAGAGAATAGTTTAA
- the rplL gene encoding 50S ribosomal protein L7/L12 has product MAISKEDVLEFISGLSVLELSELVKEFEEKFGVSAQPVAVAGAAVAVEAAEEKTEFDVIIVDSGDKKINVIKEIRAITGLGLKEAKDAAEQTPSTIKEGISKADAEAIKAQLEAAGAKVEVK; this is encoded by the coding sequence ATGGCAATTTCTAAAGAAGACGTTTTAGAATTTATCTCTGGTTTATCTGTATTAGAATTATCAGAATTAGTAAAAGAATTTGAAGAAAAATTTGGAGTATCTGCACAACCTGTAGCTGTTGCTGGTGCTGCTGTAGCAGTTGAAGCTGCTGAAGAAAAAACAGAATTCGATGTAATTATTGTTGATTCTGGAGATAAAAAAATCAATGTAATTAAAGAAATCAGAGCAATTACAGGTCTTGGATTAAAAGAGGCTAAAGATGCTGCTGAACAAACACCTTCTACAATTAAAGAAGGAATCTCTAAAGCTGATGCTGAAGCAATTAAAGCTCAATTAGAAGCAGCTGGAGCAAAAGTAGAAGTTAAATAA